Proteins from one Microbacterium faecale genomic window:
- a CDS encoding response regulator, producing the protein MSAPSILLADDHATMRAGFRMILEASGIEVVGEAATGVEAVERAAHLAPDVVFMDVQMPDMDGIEATRRILEAGSRASVVIVTTFDRDDYLFAALDAGASGFLLKNAGPEELVQAARIAASGDALLAPEVTRRVIKRYGAAEHMPVTASGEFSAELTEREADVLRLLATAMSNAEIARELYIGEATVKTHVSNILQKTGSRDRVAAVVWAYRNAMA; encoded by the coding sequence GTGAGCGCGCCCAGCATCCTTCTCGCCGACGACCACGCCACAATGCGTGCCGGCTTCCGCATGATCCTCGAGGCGTCAGGGATCGAGGTTGTGGGGGAGGCCGCCACCGGCGTCGAGGCGGTCGAGCGTGCCGCCCACCTGGCGCCCGACGTCGTGTTCATGGACGTGCAGATGCCCGACATGGACGGGATCGAGGCGACCCGCAGGATCCTCGAGGCCGGCAGTCGCGCGAGCGTCGTGATCGTCACGACATTCGACCGCGACGACTACCTGTTCGCTGCGCTCGACGCCGGTGCGAGCGGATTCCTCTTGAAGAACGCTGGTCCGGAGGAACTCGTCCAGGCCGCGCGGATCGCGGCATCCGGCGACGCTCTGCTCGCGCCCGAAGTGACGCGACGCGTCATCAAGCGATACGGTGCCGCCGAGCATATGCCGGTCACGGCATCTGGCGAGTTTTCCGCTGAGCTCACCGAACGCGAGGCCGACGTGCTGCGGCTGCTCGCCACGGCGATGAGCAACGCCGAGATCGCTCGAGAGCTCTACATCGGCGAGGCGACGGTGAAGACGCACGTGTCGAACATCCTGCAGAAGACCGGATCGCGTGACCGCGTCGCCGCCGTGGTCTGGGCGTACCGCAACGCCATGGCGTAG
- the pyrE gene encoding orotate phosphoribosyltransferase: MATASTPALESDRQRLIALITEEAVFHGDFTLSSGKQATYYVDMRKLTLDHRAAPAIGRIMNDLIADIDGIIAVGGLTLGADPIANSVMHATADSARPLDAFVVRKEPKDHGRGRQIEGAEVAGKRVVVLEDTSTTGQSALKAVEALRKAGAEVAAVAVIVDRATGAQAAIEAEGLEWRAAIDLNDLGLEPQ; this comes from the coding sequence ATGGCGACCGCATCCACTCCCGCGCTCGAGTCCGACCGACAGCGCCTCATCGCGCTGATCACCGAAGAGGCCGTCTTCCACGGCGACTTCACGCTCTCGAGCGGCAAGCAGGCGACGTACTACGTCGACATGCGCAAGCTCACGCTCGACCACCGGGCGGCGCCGGCGATCGGGCGCATCATGAACGATCTCATCGCCGACATCGACGGCATTATCGCGGTGGGCGGGCTCACGCTGGGGGCGGATCCGATCGCCAACTCTGTGATGCATGCGACGGCCGACTCGGCGCGCCCGCTCGATGCGTTCGTCGTGCGCAAGGAACCCAAGGACCATGGGCGGGGCCGCCAGATCGAGGGGGCGGAGGTCGCGGGCAAGCGCGTCGTCGTGCTCGAAGACACCTCGACCACCGGCCAGTCGGCCCTGAAGGCGGTCGAGGCGCTGCGGAAGGCTGGAGCGGAGGTCGCGGCGGTCGCGGTCATCGTCGACCGTGCGACGGGTGCTCAGGCTGCGATCGAGGCCGAGGGCCTCGAGTGGCGCGCCGCGATCGACCTGAACGACCTCGGGCTCGAGCCGCAGTAG
- a CDS encoding ABC transporter ATP-binding protein, producing MLTVSEITKHYGDRTALDNVSFNVERGRLTGFVGGNGAGKTTAMRIILGLLERDGGEVTLDGAPLTSTQRRTFGYMPEERGLYPKMKVLEQITYLARLHGFDKPAAEKKARGILEELGLGERLSDPIEALSLGNQQRAQIAAALVHDADVLILDEPFSGLDPMAVETVVAVLHERARQGAAVLFSSHQLDVVERLCDDLVIIAAGSVRAAGDREGIRAEHSSNRYELVSSGDAGWLREEPGVAVIEFDTGRAVFDVDGAETAQRVLRRSVAEGSVTSFAPQHPSLAQIFKEVVR from the coding sequence ATGCTCACCGTCTCGGAAATCACGAAACACTACGGCGACAGAACGGCGCTCGACAACGTGTCGTTCAACGTCGAGCGCGGCAGGCTCACCGGCTTCGTCGGCGGGAACGGCGCTGGCAAGACCACGGCGATGCGCATCATTCTCGGGCTACTCGAGCGCGACGGGGGAGAGGTGACGCTCGATGGCGCGCCGCTCACCTCGACGCAGCGCCGCACCTTCGGCTACATGCCCGAAGAGCGCGGCCTCTACCCGAAGATGAAGGTGCTCGAGCAGATCACCTATCTCGCCCGGCTCCACGGGTTCGACAAGCCGGCGGCCGAGAAGAAGGCACGGGGGATCCTCGAGGAACTCGGCTTGGGTGAGCGGCTCTCGGATCCGATCGAGGCGCTCTCGCTCGGCAACCAGCAGCGCGCGCAGATCGCGGCCGCTCTCGTCCACGACGCAGACGTGCTGATCCTCGATGAGCCGTTCAGCGGGCTGGATCCGATGGCCGTTGAGACCGTGGTCGCCGTGCTGCACGAACGCGCGCGTCAGGGCGCGGCCGTGCTCTTCTCATCGCACCAGCTCGACGTGGTCGAGCGTCTCTGCGACGACCTCGTCATCATCGCGGCGGGCAGCGTCCGCGCCGCTGGCGATCGGGAAGGCATCCGCGCCGAGCACTCGTCCAACCGGTACGAGCTCGTCTCGAGCGGAGACGCCGGCTGGCTGCGCGAGGAACCCGGTGTTGCGGTGATCGAGTTCGACACCGGACGAGCGGTCTTCGACGTCGACGGCGCCGAGACCGCTCAGCGAGTGCTGCGTCGTTCCGTCGCCGAAGGATCCGTCACTAGCTTCGCTCCACAGCACCCGTCGCTCGCGCAGATCTTCAAGGAGGTCGTCCGATGA
- a CDS encoding NADPH-dependent FMN reductase: protein MTKIGILVGSIGTTSINKTLAGALKNLFPEGVEVVDVPIKQLPFFSTDLETDFPPIAREYKDLIESLDGVIIVTPEYNRSIPGVLKNAIEWASRPYGEFSFGGTPVAVIGASPGGIATAAAQQHLKAVLSHVNAIVMGQPEGFIQVTPGLIDEQGQVTNEDTKVFLEAYLGAFLGLVGRVQKAYA, encoded by the coding sequence GTGACGAAGATCGGCATCCTGGTCGGATCCATCGGTACGACCTCGATCAACAAGACGCTCGCTGGCGCGCTGAAGAACCTGTTCCCCGAGGGCGTCGAGGTGGTCGACGTCCCGATCAAGCAGCTGCCCTTCTTCTCAACGGACCTCGAGACGGACTTCCCGCCGATCGCGCGGGAGTACAAGGACCTCATCGAGTCGCTCGACGGCGTCATCATCGTGACGCCGGAGTACAACCGTTCGATCCCCGGCGTGCTGAAGAACGCGATCGAGTGGGCGAGTCGTCCGTACGGCGAGTTCTCCTTCGGCGGCACGCCCGTCGCCGTGATCGGCGCCTCCCCCGGTGGCATCGCGACCGCCGCCGCGCAGCAGCACCTCAAGGCCGTGCTGAGCCACGTCAACGCCATCGTGATGGGCCAGCCCGAGGGGTTCATCCAGGTCACCCCGGGTCTGATCGACGAGCAGGGTCAGGTCACGAACGAGGACACCAAGGTGTTCCTCGAGGCCTACCTCGGCGCGTTCCTGGGCCTCGTCGGCCGCGTTCAGAAGGCCTACGCCTGA
- a CDS encoding sugar ABC transporter ATP-binding protein — translation MTDPQTTAVSARAGDHPVALEARNVHKAFGGIPVLRGVSLSLRPGSITALAGENGAGKSTLMKIASGQLRGDEGEVLVRGAELPTGNPQAATRAGVAIVPQELASLPEMTVYENIFIGRELRGPLGLRRRDMIARSRENLAEFGLDLDPTTVMATLPVGVRQIIEIIKATNTGAHAILLDEPTSAIAAREVSRLVHVMRTLRDSGVALLFTTHKMEEMRELADQVVVMRDGRLVADSAMGDISDDEIVTAMIGRELEDLFPDLPPRSDEVVLDVRGLEVDGAPEPIDLTVRRGEIVGLAGLVGAGRTELIEGIFGNRRTHRGEIRVAGKSIIRNQPAASIAANVALVPEDRKGTGGVLTMDILDNGSLPRLSSFTIAGWLRQRARREAVSTATGSVRLKSRGLGQQMETLSGGNQQKVVFARWLVGDVDVLLLDEPTRGVDVGARSEIYRIIVDLAQRGMAVLMASSDMPEILSLSHRALVMRGGEIVGELPREELHADDVQDRIFRLSSGLTTSGNPIPTAQDLGKDTER, via the coding sequence ATGACGGATCCGCAGACCACGGCGGTCTCGGCTCGTGCAGGCGACCACCCGGTCGCGCTCGAGGCACGCAACGTCCACAAGGCCTTCGGCGGCATTCCTGTGCTGCGCGGCGTCTCCCTGAGCCTCCGCCCCGGAAGCATCACCGCCCTGGCCGGGGAGAACGGCGCGGGCAAGTCCACACTGATGAAGATCGCGTCCGGCCAGCTCCGCGGTGACGAGGGGGAGGTCCTCGTGCGCGGCGCAGAGCTGCCGACGGGAAACCCCCAGGCGGCGACGCGCGCCGGCGTCGCGATCGTGCCGCAGGAGCTCGCCTCGCTGCCGGAGATGACCGTCTACGAGAACATCTTCATCGGGCGTGAGCTCCGCGGACCGCTCGGCCTGCGACGGCGCGACATGATCGCTCGCTCGCGGGAGAATCTCGCAGAGTTCGGGCTCGATCTCGACCCGACCACCGTCATGGCGACGCTCCCGGTCGGCGTCCGACAGATCATCGAGATCATCAAGGCGACGAACACCGGCGCCCACGCGATCCTGCTCGACGAGCCCACCAGCGCCATTGCCGCGCGCGAGGTCTCGCGGCTCGTCCACGTGATGCGGACCCTGCGGGACTCCGGCGTCGCTCTGCTGTTCACGACGCACAAGATGGAGGAGATGCGCGAGTTGGCCGATCAGGTCGTCGTGATGCGCGACGGCCGGCTCGTCGCCGACTCGGCCATGGGCGACATCAGCGATGACGAGATCGTCACGGCCATGATCGGCCGCGAGCTCGAGGATCTGTTCCCCGACCTCCCGCCGCGCAGCGACGAGGTCGTCCTCGACGTGCGCGGCCTCGAGGTCGACGGCGCTCCGGAACCGATCGACCTCACCGTCCGCCGGGGCGAGATCGTCGGTCTCGCCGGACTCGTGGGCGCCGGTCGCACCGAACTCATCGAGGGGATCTTCGGCAATCGCCGCACTCATCGCGGAGAGATCCGCGTGGCCGGGAAGTCGATCATCCGCAATCAGCCGGCCGCATCCATCGCCGCGAACGTCGCGCTCGTGCCAGAAGACCGCAAGGGCACGGGCGGGGTGCTCACCATGGACATCCTCGACAACGGCAGCCTGCCTCGGCTGTCATCGTTCACGATCGCCGGGTGGCTGCGCCAGCGCGCGCGCCGAGAAGCCGTGAGCACCGCGACGGGCTCCGTCCGGCTGAAGAGCCGCGGCCTGGGGCAGCAGATGGAGACCCTCTCCGGAGGGAATCAGCAGAAGGTCGTCTTCGCGCGCTGGCTCGTCGGCGACGTCGACGTCCTCCTGCTCGACGAGCCCACGCGCGGCGTCGATGTCGGCGCCCGCAGCGAGATCTACCGCATCATCGTCGACCTCGCACAGCGCGGCATGGCGGTGCTGATGGCGTCCAGCGATATGCCCGAGATCCTGAGCCTCTCGCACCGCGCGCTCGTGATGCGCGGCGGCGAGATCGTCGGCGAACTCCCCCGCGAGGAGCTGCACGCCGACGACGTGCAGGATCGCATCTTCCGGCTGTCAAGCGGCCTCACCACCAGCGGGAACCCCATACCCACCGCCCAGGACCTCGGGAAGGACACGGAGCGATGA
- a CDS encoding ABC transporter permease has product MNPTSLSTSRAAYLVGEREVVTRVRSKAFIISTVILVLGIVAGIIIMNIVAGHQSTTTVAAPEPAAGQISSVDGVDVTRTASADAARDLVVNDEVDAAVVPDSNSATGLTIIALTDAPSELIQALSQSPEIELLDPDGGLTPMRFILSIAFGIVFMMAAMSFGAPVATSVVEEKQTRVIEILITAIPARALLAGKVLGNTLLALAQIVVIVAAVAVALIATDQIEVLAGLGAPLLWFALFFAIGFLLIATLFAATGALVSRQEDISQTITPVMYIVMAPYFLVIFFNDNPLVMTIMSYVPFSSPVSMPIRLFFGEAQWWEPILSIVISLATFLGVIAIAAKIYENSLLRMGARVKWKDALRA; this is encoded by the coding sequence ATGAACCCCACGTCCCTCTCCACGTCCCGCGCCGCGTACCTCGTCGGCGAGCGGGAGGTCGTCACGCGCGTGCGCAGCAAGGCCTTCATCATCTCGACGGTGATCCTCGTACTGGGCATCGTCGCCGGCATCATCATCATGAACATCGTCGCCGGGCATCAGTCGACGACGACGGTTGCCGCACCGGAACCCGCCGCTGGTCAGATCTCGTCGGTCGACGGCGTCGACGTGACCCGTACGGCGTCCGCCGACGCCGCGCGCGACCTCGTCGTGAACGACGAGGTCGATGCCGCGGTCGTGCCTGACAGCAACTCCGCAACCGGCCTGACCATCATCGCGCTCACCGACGCGCCGTCGGAGCTCATACAGGCGCTCTCGCAGTCCCCCGAGATCGAGTTGCTCGATCCCGACGGGGGACTGACCCCCATGCGGTTCATTCTGTCGATCGCCTTCGGCATCGTCTTCATGATGGCGGCCATGTCCTTTGGCGCGCCGGTGGCGACGAGTGTCGTGGAGGAGAAGCAGACGCGCGTGATCGAGATCCTCATCACAGCGATCCCGGCGCGCGCCCTGCTTGCGGGGAAGGTGCTCGGCAATACGCTGCTCGCACTCGCACAGATCGTCGTGATCGTCGCCGCCGTCGCGGTCGCCCTCATCGCGACCGATCAGATCGAGGTCCTCGCGGGGCTCGGCGCTCCACTGCTCTGGTTCGCGCTGTTCTTCGCGATCGGGTTTCTGCTGATCGCGACGCTGTTCGCCGCGACGGGCGCCCTCGTCTCGCGCCAGGAGGACATCAGCCAGACGATCACGCCCGTGATGTACATCGTGATGGCGCCGTACTTCCTCGTGATCTTCTTCAACGACAACCCGCTCGTGATGACGATCATGTCGTACGTGCCGTTCTCGTCGCCCGTCTCGATGCCGATCCGCCTGTTCTTCGGCGAGGCGCAGTGGTGGGAGCCGATCCTGTCGATCGTCATCTCGCTCGCGACCTTCCTCGGAGTGATCGCCATCGCCGCGAAGATCTACGAGAACTCGCTGCTGCGGATGGGCGCGCGCGTGAAGTGGAAGGACGCGCTCCGCGCCTGA
- a CDS encoding ROK family protein: MTRVALAVDLGGTKIEAGLVDERGGVLAASRNRAPTGRQVTPDGLRAAVSSVVGRAIEQLPHGTELVGAGVGSAGPVDLVRGTIHPVNMPQVAGFPLADAVRDAVVVDAGVVDAQVTLRHDGGALALAESWLGATAGSRASLSIVVSTGIGGGIVIDGRPIGGSSGNAGHLGQTHVPTDGGEFTLEEVASGPASVQWAQLHGWRGSTGEQLAEDARRGDRAARGAIERSAYAVGRALADATTLLDLDVIAISGGFSFVADDYVELVSATLADWADLPYARATRVVRSGLGSDGPLVGAAALAFF, encoded by the coding sequence ATGACTCGCGTTGCGCTCGCTGTCGACCTCGGCGGCACCAAGATCGAGGCCGGGCTCGTCGACGAGCGCGGGGGAGTGCTCGCCGCGAGTCGGAACCGCGCCCCGACGGGCCGGCAGGTCACGCCCGACGGCCTGCGGGCGGCGGTCTCGAGCGTCGTGGGGCGGGCGATCGAGCAACTGCCGCACGGCACCGAGCTGGTCGGCGCCGGCGTCGGATCCGCGGGACCCGTCGATCTCGTCCGCGGCACAATCCACCCCGTCAACATGCCTCAGGTCGCGGGCTTTCCGCTCGCGGACGCCGTGCGCGATGCCGTTGTGGTGGACGCGGGCGTGGTCGACGCCCAGGTGACGCTGCGTCACGACGGCGGGGCGCTCGCCCTGGCCGAATCGTGGCTCGGTGCCACCGCGGGATCCCGTGCCTCGCTGTCGATCGTCGTATCCACCGGCATCGGCGGCGGCATCGTCATCGACGGTCGCCCGATCGGCGGATCCTCGGGCAACGCCGGCCACCTCGGCCAGACGCACGTGCCCACCGACGGCGGCGAGTTCACCCTCGAGGAGGTCGCCTCGGGGCCGGCGAGCGTGCAGTGGGCGCAGCTGCACGGCTGGCGCGGATCCACGGGGGAGCAGCTCGCTGAGGACGCGCGTCGCGGCGACCGCGCGGCGCGCGGTGCCATCGAGCGTTCGGCGTACGCGGTGGGGCGGGCGCTCGCCGACGCGACCACGCTGCTGGACCTCGATGTGATCGCGATCTCCGGTGGATTCTCGTTTGTCGCCGACGACTACGTCGAGCTCGTCTCCGCCACGCTCGCCGACTGGGCAGACCTGCCGTATGCACGGGCGACGCGCGTGGTCCGCAGCGGCCTCGGATCCGACGGCCCGCTCGTCGGAGCGGCTGCGCTGGCGTTCTTCTGA
- a CDS encoding sugar-binding transcriptional regulator — protein sequence MGPDELIRVAYVAQRHYRDGHSRIEIAAELGLSRFKVARMLDKARDLGIVRIEIAAPDTIDPELSIGLQNRFGLTHAVAVTTAGEAPKTIQQALGKAAAGLLREIVTEEDLLGFTAGRTLGAAVNHLEELPSCDVVALGGVAGPVREHGVEIIRRVARASGGESYPIFAPMLVQDEQTAHALRNDRIIVDAYAKFDAISKGVVAIGSWDPADSQLYDAAAEQGVADDLVAAGVVGEVCATLFDRDGHIIDAIDHRSISITADQLRAVPEVIAVAGGPTKTDAVRAALRTGLIDSLVTDAALAERLLATP from the coding sequence ATGGGACCCGATGAGCTGATTCGCGTCGCGTACGTCGCGCAGCGCCATTACCGCGACGGGCACAGCCGCATCGAGATCGCGGCGGAACTCGGTTTGTCTCGCTTCAAGGTGGCGCGCATGCTCGACAAGGCCCGCGACCTGGGCATCGTGCGAATCGAGATCGCCGCTCCCGACACAATCGATCCGGAACTGTCGATCGGGCTGCAGAATCGGTTCGGGCTGACGCACGCGGTGGCGGTGACGACCGCCGGCGAGGCGCCGAAGACGATCCAGCAGGCGCTGGGCAAGGCGGCGGCGGGCCTGCTTCGCGAGATCGTCACGGAGGAAGACCTGCTCGGGTTCACCGCGGGTCGCACCCTCGGCGCCGCAGTCAATCACCTTGAGGAGCTGCCGTCCTGCGACGTCGTCGCGCTCGGCGGCGTCGCCGGCCCTGTCCGGGAGCACGGTGTGGAGATCATCCGCCGCGTCGCACGGGCGAGCGGCGGGGAGAGCTACCCGATCTTCGCACCGATGCTCGTCCAGGATGAGCAGACCGCCCACGCCCTGCGAAACGACCGCATCATCGTGGACGCGTATGCGAAGTTCGATGCGATCTCGAAGGGCGTCGTCGCGATCGGCAGTTGGGATCCGGCCGACTCCCAGCTCTACGACGCCGCGGCCGAGCAGGGCGTCGCCGACGATCTCGTCGCCGCTGGCGTGGTGGGCGAGGTGTGCGCGACGCTGTTCGATCGCGACGGCCACATCATCGACGCAATCGATCATCGCTCGATATCGATCACGGCCGACCAGTTGCGCGCGGTCCCGGAGGTGATCGCCGTCGCGGGCGGACCGACGAAGACGGACGCGGTGCGCGCGGCTCTGCGCACCGGCCTCATCGATTCGCTGGTGACGGACGCCGCGCTGGCGGAGCGGCTTCTCGCCACCCCCTGA
- a CDS encoding sensor histidine kinase, protein MTTQTTDARERTISRNAAGPAADAFTRDPATATQLRNDIWIGLTMFLGAIVSVVLGFFSQVMGPGGLDVKWGILYAAALTLPFVVRRRYPIMVALATNAAYVVGMEAGATELYVGQVALFLSMYTVGAWVDDRRRANIVRAVIIGVMVVWLLTATFRTATMPAPESVENAVGAMSPVVALMMTQWLINAVFFGAAFVMGNNAYEAALGRRALRERTAELEEQQEIASAQAVALDRVRIARELHDVVAHHVSAMGVQAGAARTVIDQNPEAAKTALAAVEDSSRQVIRELHHLLDTLRHDDDQEHEAPSTIGLDDLDPLVRSASAAGTPTSMRIIGEPIEVPEFVQVNLYRIAQEALTNARRHAGPGVSADLRLRYTENAVELEVTNTGRVVLGSRTGLGTLGMRERATAMGAHLEAGPRDQGGYLVRVRVPCGG, encoded by the coding sequence ATGACGACGCAAACGACGGATGCGCGCGAGCGTACGATCTCGCGGAACGCCGCCGGCCCCGCCGCGGACGCGTTCACGAGGGATCCGGCCACGGCCACGCAGCTCCGCAACGACATCTGGATCGGTCTCACGATGTTCCTCGGGGCGATCGTGAGCGTCGTGCTGGGGTTCTTCTCCCAGGTGATGGGGCCGGGTGGTCTCGACGTGAAGTGGGGCATCCTCTACGCCGCTGCCTTGACGCTGCCGTTCGTCGTTCGTCGGCGCTACCCCATCATGGTGGCGCTCGCCACGAACGCGGCGTACGTCGTCGGCATGGAGGCCGGCGCGACGGAGCTCTACGTCGGTCAGGTCGCGCTCTTCCTCTCGATGTACACCGTCGGCGCCTGGGTGGACGACCGACGACGCGCGAACATCGTGCGGGCGGTCATCATCGGCGTCATGGTCGTCTGGCTGCTGACAGCCACGTTCCGCACCGCCACGATGCCCGCCCCGGAGAGCGTCGAGAACGCCGTCGGCGCGATGTCTCCTGTTGTCGCGCTCATGATGACCCAGTGGCTCATCAACGCGGTGTTCTTCGGCGCGGCTTTCGTCATGGGAAACAACGCCTACGAGGCGGCGCTCGGGCGTCGAGCACTGCGCGAGCGCACGGCCGAGCTGGAGGAGCAGCAGGAGATCGCCTCAGCCCAGGCCGTCGCGCTGGATCGGGTGCGGATCGCCCGCGAGCTCCACGACGTGGTGGCTCACCACGTCTCGGCCATGGGTGTACAGGCAGGCGCCGCGCGCACCGTCATCGATCAGAATCCCGAGGCGGCGAAGACGGCGCTCGCGGCGGTCGAGGACTCGTCGCGGCAGGTGATCCGAGAACTCCACCATCTACTCGATACGCTGCGCCACGACGACGACCAGGAGCACGAGGCCCCCTCGACGATCGGGCTGGACGATCTGGATCCCCTCGTGCGCTCGGCGAGCGCCGCTGGCACGCCCACGTCGATGCGGATCATCGGCGAGCCCATCGAGGTGCCGGAGTTCGTGCAGGTGAACCTGTACCGGATCGCCCAGGAGGCGCTCACAAACGCGCGCCGACACGCGGGGCCGGGCGTCTCGGCGGACCTGCGATTGCGATATACCGAGAACGCGGTCGAGCTCGAGGTGACGAATACCGGTCGCGTGGTGCTCGGATCCCGGACGGGACTCGGCACTCTCGGCATGCGCGAACGCGCGACCGCGATGGGCGCGCACCTCGAGGCGGGACCGCGCGACCAGGGCGGCTACCTCGTCCGCGTCCGCGTGCCGTGTGGTGGATGA
- a CDS encoding exodeoxyribonuclease III, protein MRIATWNVNSVRARVERVVAFAERAGIDVLLMQEIKCKPEQFPYAPFEEAGFTVEAHGLNQWNGVAIASRLPLEDVEHSFPGMPGFQKGYEGDDAPLEARAISALVEGVRLWSLYVPNGRSLDDPHYTYKLAFLDALREYVTTTLAADPELPLALTGDFNIAPTDADNGDPTIVEGVSTHVSPAERDAFQALVDAGVTDVVRPRIPTGYTYWDYKQLRFPRDEGLRIDFILGSAAFADAVDNASIERDERKGEGPSDHVPVVVELRLDDDEDDLPMIFG, encoded by the coding sequence ATGCGGATCGCCACCTGGAACGTCAACTCCGTCCGCGCCCGCGTCGAACGCGTCGTCGCGTTTGCGGAGCGTGCCGGCATCGATGTGCTCCTCATGCAGGAGATCAAGTGCAAGCCCGAGCAGTTCCCCTACGCCCCCTTCGAGGAGGCCGGCTTCACGGTCGAGGCGCACGGGCTGAACCAGTGGAACGGCGTCGCGATCGCCAGCAGGCTCCCACTCGAGGACGTCGAGCATTCCTTCCCCGGCATGCCTGGATTCCAGAAGGGGTATGAAGGCGACGACGCCCCGCTCGAGGCGCGCGCGATCTCCGCGCTCGTCGAGGGGGTGCGCTTGTGGAGCCTTTACGTTCCCAACGGGCGCTCGCTCGACGACCCGCACTACACGTACAAGCTCGCGTTCCTCGACGCGCTGCGAGAGTACGTCACGACCACCCTCGCCGCGGATCCGGAGTTGCCGCTCGCTCTCACGGGCGACTTCAACATCGCACCGACCGACGCTGACAACGGCGATCCGACGATCGTGGAGGGCGTCTCGACGCACGTCTCCCCCGCCGAACGCGACGCGTTCCAGGCGCTCGTGGACGCGGGCGTCACCGACGTCGTGAGGCCGCGGATCCCCACCGGATACACCTACTGGGACTACAAGCAGTTGCGCTTCCCGCGCGACGAGGGGCTGCGGATCGACTTCATCCTCGGATCGGCCGCGTTCGCGGACGCCGTCGACAACGCCTCGATCGAGCGCGATGAGCGCAAGGGCGAGGGCCCGAGCGACCACGTGCCGGTCGTCGTCGAACTCCGCCTGGACGACGACGAGGATGATCTCCCGATGATCTTCGGCTGA